One window from the genome of Sulfodiicoccus acidiphilus encodes:
- a CDS encoding winged helix-turn-helix domain-containing protein has protein sequence MVEELTGTRLKIYYFLLSQGKPMSLRKIQRELNISSPSVVQYHIKRLMEMGLVSETDEGYVVSKVILEDYVRIRSSLLPKSLFLSSFFVTSLIIGILLWRETEIALSYSLSVIGVAAAITIIDFMKKRRKVKF, from the coding sequence ATCGTGGAGGAACTAACAGGGACTAGGCTGAAGATATACTATTTCCTCCTCTCGCAAGGCAAACCCATGAGTCTTCGCAAAATTCAGAGAGAGCTAAACATCAGCTCGCCTAGCGTCGTTCAGTACCACATAAAGAGACTGATGGAAATGGGGTTGGTCTCTGAGACAGACGAGGGCTACGTTGTGAGTAAGGTAATCTTGGAAGACTACGTCAGAATAAGGAGCAGTCTTCTCCCGAAGTCCCTTTTCCTCAGTTCCTTCTTCGTCACCTCGTTAATAATAGGTATCCTCCTTTGGAGGGAAACTGAGATCGCGCTGAGCTACTCCCTTTCAGTAATAGGTGTAGCAGCAGCCATTACGATAATTGACTTTATGAAGAAAAGGCGCAAGGTCAAATTCTGA
- a CDS encoding APC family permease — translation MAMERLSRGVLGLKESYAQAMAVTAPLGSVVSTTSAAVEYAGGSVVIATVLALIASAMWIYTLTRYSDKVASAGGFYSFSSVAWGVKEVSFFEAVTELFAYVLLNAVNVLTVVVIVRVVGSLVGFIVPQWLLWVAALAAVAYPSLISLTNIRKLLGYVVTISATAEVVLLFSLFGVAVFTGGLQLSRLFDAHVSTQGLATAFILSVVSISGAGTATYLGEESRSPTSTVSKGMWLALALGGTAMFLGTYALVALWGPSLGGLSSAQQPLLIEAEKIGPVAFTLVTALAINSLLASNVGTTVASSRILFNLARENSAISVFRKLSKSSEPVIATLTVGIITAAIGVITALYEGFQQAFLDISVISSLFWIVGRIVDGVGVPVFLSRISSLTVGGVTIPLLVTGLNMWGLFTTFTSFDVVQWALMSMLIGSVLLWYVGWGRTGEAGSLLVDAEGNLVRREELVERLRRSSLKT, via the coding sequence ATGGCGATGGAGAGGCTGTCTAGGGGAGTTCTTGGTCTCAAGGAAAGTTACGCACAAGCTATGGCGGTCACAGCCCCCCTTGGGAGCGTAGTCTCGACTACTTCTGCTGCCGTTGAATACGCTGGAGGCTCAGTTGTTATTGCCACAGTTCTCGCTCTAATTGCGAGCGCAATGTGGATATACACCTTGACACGTTACTCAGACAAAGTGGCTAGCGCAGGCGGGTTTTATAGTTTCTCCTCTGTGGCGTGGGGAGTGAAGGAAGTGAGCTTCTTCGAGGCAGTGACGGAGTTGTTCGCTTACGTCCTTTTGAACGCAGTAAACGTGCTTACTGTAGTGGTGATCGTAAGGGTAGTGGGCTCGCTCGTGGGTTTCATCGTTCCTCAGTGGCTGTTGTGGGTGGCAGCACTAGCTGCCGTCGCTTACCCTTCTCTCATTTCCCTGACAAACATACGAAAGCTCTTAGGATACGTGGTGACCATAAGCGCCACCGCAGAGGTTGTTCTCCTGTTCTCCTTGTTTGGGGTCGCGGTCTTCACTGGGGGTCTTCAGCTCTCTAGGCTCTTCGATGCCCACGTTAGTACACAAGGACTAGCTACTGCCTTCATACTTTCTGTCGTGAGTATATCTGGTGCCGGGACAGCCACCTATCTCGGGGAGGAAAGCAGGTCCCCTACAAGTACAGTCTCTAAGGGGATGTGGCTCGCTCTCGCCTTGGGAGGAACCGCTATGTTCCTCGGCACCTATGCGTTGGTGGCGCTCTGGGGTCCTTCCCTCGGGGGCTTGTCCTCTGCCCAACAACCGTTGCTCATTGAGGCCGAGAAGATCGGTCCAGTAGCTTTCACGTTAGTCACGGCCCTTGCTATCAATAGCTTACTCGCCTCCAATGTGGGTACCACGGTCGCCTCATCTAGGATATTGTTTAATCTTGCTAGGGAGAACAGCGCAATTTCAGTCTTTAGGAAGTTGTCAAAGTCCTCAGAGCCCGTGATAGCTACACTCACAGTCGGCATTATTACAGCCGCGATAGGTGTAATCACCGCCTTATACGAGGGATTTCAACAGGCATTCCTCGATATAAGTGTCATCTCTAGTCTCTTCTGGATAGTCGGTAGAATTGTGGACGGCGTGGGAGTCCCGGTCTTCCTCAGTAGGATATCTTCACTTACGGTAGGAGGTGTAACTATTCCCCTACTAGTAACTGGCCTGAACATGTGGGGACTATTCACCACTTTCACTTCCTTCGACGTGGTGCAGTGGGCACTTATGTCGATGCTGATAGGTTCAGTACTTCTCTGGTATGTGGGATGGGGAAGGACTGGGGAAGCTGGAAGTCTCCTAGTCGACGCTGAAGGTAACCTTGTGAGAAGAGAGGAACTTGTCGAGAGGCTGCGCAGATCCTCTTTAAAGACTTGA
- a CDS encoding DNA double-strand break repair nuclease NurA — MIKKVLEQVTLHWPEVCADPLPSPNSFPDRVKLAVRESWKEFTPSPVQASVAAVDGGMFYRETRGGVIYAVDAEVLVHDETTRVLLEDARVGVLRPGKNGKDVVGAHMSMMELRLASNSLDSADLVLMDGSLKAKLNLLKKDSLNELKVDLTRAIDPVIHAPNVLWISKTSRASSMGLGYPDHYLYEVLTASPGFSDLREVRLGSFFNVTLLESFVRLEKGGPVLKLEWTSGADIKELLSLLTSVPIIRGYPYPLLKVHFDVRFGTEDRETILSTLGLKVDKVADWWPSQFY, encoded by the coding sequence GTGATAAAGAAGGTCCTCGAGCAAGTTACCCTCCATTGGCCCGAGGTTTGTGCAGATCCGCTGCCCTCGCCCAATTCCTTCCCTGATAGGGTCAAATTAGCTGTGCGGGAAAGCTGGAAGGAGTTCACTCCCTCCCCCGTTCAGGCCTCTGTAGCAGCAGTAGACGGCGGGATGTTCTACAGGGAAACTAGGGGCGGAGTAATATATGCGGTGGACGCGGAGGTGTTAGTTCACGACGAGACCACGAGGGTCTTGCTGGAGGACGCACGCGTGGGAGTTCTTAGACCAGGTAAGAACGGTAAAGACGTAGTAGGCGCCCATATGAGCATGATGGAGCTCAGATTAGCCTCTAACTCCCTTGATTCAGCGGACCTAGTGCTCATGGATGGTAGCCTTAAAGCTAAACTGAACTTACTGAAAAAGGACTCGTTAAATGAACTGAAAGTAGATCTGACTAGGGCTATAGATCCCGTGATTCATGCTCCCAACGTGCTCTGGATCTCCAAGACCTCCCGGGCGTCATCCATGGGTCTCGGTTACCCAGATCACTATCTCTACGAGGTTCTAACGGCGTCTCCTGGCTTCTCCGACCTACGGGAGGTGAGGTTAGGCTCTTTCTTTAACGTAACTCTCCTAGAATCTTTCGTCAGACTTGAGAAAGGAGGACCGGTTCTTAAGTTAGAATGGACTAGTGGAGCAGACATCAAGGAACTTCTATCACTTCTAACTTCAGTCCCCATAATTAGGGGATATCCTTACCCCCTGCTAAAGGTGCACTTCGATGTGAGGTTCGGTACAGAAGATCGGGAAACTATACTTTCTACTCTAGGCCTAAAGGTAGACAAGGTCGCTGACTGGTGGCCGTCCCAATTCTATTAA
- a CDS encoding AAA family ATPase: MKIASVKLVNFLSHEDTLVRFSEGVNVIVGQNGAGKSSVVDAILFALFRTPSRGGIGELLRRGTRRGLVELSMFEGDVTYKVRRELTSNNPQDLLMRNNEPIHRSARGVTAGIRDLLKVDENVLTSTVFVRQGRIEDVFDSLGEVMTFLLRLDRIEKLVSTNGPIRALQQKVEADLKIAEERMKRREELTRRRKDLEVQLSKGEEELMVSESELREVRRTLDDYRKKRDTLLGLQSKYVTLSSDVERLLKKISELEVELSEVKTSLPSDEKIEALRRKVEELSKVNELKLKLQNFKNLEDAGSTLSSQLRTLKTQLSNLEVRAARRVQLEAKARQYEELREALNKLNGEYMEYTRLEAALKQLEEKEKTTSAVAERLSTELESMPGEREISSEISNLRERESELSSELKYLYTKRNELKERLSKIRGEVCPVCGRPLDEEHKRRLKSEAEDELLSLDAREVELNDELSWTRARVKELEKQREKVSVLLNQLQSSKAELELVLKRKREISDQMEKLEPLAKKFEELSSKEKELRAIHDEFLRLSDSTEEEVQRVKRQVEALEMKLRDNLAKQEGLKSELQGIDERYVEMMERELRNAQTQLDRLQELKQRAYLLSQSVEDYRRQLEVKEEELRSLNYTPLELEKVKEEVARLEERERKLTEVTFSLRGQNEERRRELGQISEELRNLEVAAEDVKRLRVAYERLNRLRTVLGQSKLKGYLITRAKDILDYHLNSVVKEFNLGFSNFEVVNDDGKFSVRAYRPDRQWVDVRALSGGERVALAISLRLALARMASQEIGFMVMDEPTIHLDESRRSELVDIVRNAVSIVPQLIVVTHDRELETAGDNIIEVVNDGRSKVLERRPQEARFE; this comes from the coding sequence TTGAAAATAGCGTCTGTGAAGCTGGTCAACTTCCTTAGCCACGAGGACACGCTGGTTCGGTTCTCTGAGGGTGTAAACGTCATTGTCGGCCAGAACGGAGCGGGAAAGAGCAGTGTGGTTGACGCCATACTTTTCGCCCTCTTTAGGACACCTAGTAGGGGAGGTATAGGCGAGCTATTGAGGCGAGGAACCAGGAGAGGTCTAGTTGAACTCTCCATGTTTGAGGGGGACGTCACGTACAAAGTCAGGAGGGAGCTGACAAGCAACAACCCTCAAGACCTCCTCATGAGAAACAATGAACCTATTCACAGGAGCGCTAGAGGAGTGACCGCAGGGATTAGAGACCTTTTGAAGGTCGATGAGAACGTACTAACCTCTACGGTGTTCGTCAGACAAGGAAGAATCGAGGACGTCTTCGATTCGTTGGGGGAAGTGATGACATTCTTGTTGAGACTTGATAGAATAGAGAAACTCGTCTCAACTAACGGTCCCATAAGAGCTCTGCAACAGAAGGTTGAGGCGGACTTGAAAATAGCAGAGGAGAGGATGAAGAGACGAGAGGAGTTGACTAGAAGGCGCAAGGATCTCGAGGTTCAACTGTCTAAGGGAGAGGAGGAGTTAATGGTCAGTGAGAGTGAGCTCCGAGAAGTACGTAGAACTCTCGACGATTACAGGAAAAAGAGGGACACTCTCCTCGGCCTACAAAGCAAATACGTCACACTTAGTAGCGACGTTGAAAGACTACTCAAAAAGATCTCCGAACTCGAAGTTGAGTTAAGTGAAGTCAAGACCTCCCTCCCCAGCGACGAGAAGATAGAGGCACTCAGAAGAAAAGTAGAAGAGTTGAGCAAGGTTAACGAGCTTAAGCTGAAGCTACAGAACTTCAAGAACTTGGAGGACGCTGGTTCCACCCTCAGTTCTCAGCTTAGGACCCTTAAGACCCAATTGAGCAACTTAGAGGTTCGGGCAGCTAGACGAGTTCAACTCGAAGCTAAAGCCCGTCAGTACGAGGAGTTGAGAGAGGCGCTCAATAAGCTCAATGGAGAGTACATGGAGTACACCAGACTAGAGGCCGCCCTTAAACAGTTGGAGGAGAAGGAGAAAACTACCTCTGCTGTTGCGGAGAGGTTGTCGACCGAGCTCGAGTCTATGCCTGGAGAGAGGGAAATTTCAAGTGAAATTTCGAATTTAAGAGAGCGGGAGTCGGAACTTTCCAGTGAGCTAAAGTACCTATATACCAAGAGAAATGAGCTAAAGGAGAGGCTATCTAAGATAAGGGGGGAAGTCTGTCCAGTCTGCGGGAGGCCCCTAGATGAAGAACACAAGAGGAGATTGAAGTCGGAAGCAGAGGACGAGTTACTATCGTTGGACGCCAGGGAAGTTGAACTGAACGACGAGCTTTCCTGGACCCGGGCCAGAGTGAAGGAACTCGAGAAGCAGAGAGAAAAGGTCTCTGTCCTTCTCAATCAACTTCAAAGCTCTAAGGCAGAGCTTGAGCTCGTATTGAAAAGAAAAAGGGAAATAAGCGACCAAATGGAGAAACTCGAACCTCTAGCGAAGAAGTTTGAGGAACTTTCCTCCAAGGAAAAGGAGCTAAGGGCAATTCACGACGAGTTCTTGAGGTTGTCCGACTCCACTGAGGAAGAAGTCCAGAGAGTGAAGAGGCAGGTGGAAGCGCTCGAGATGAAATTGAGGGACAACCTAGCCAAACAGGAAGGGTTGAAATCGGAATTGCAGGGGATAGATGAGCGATACGTAGAAATGATGGAACGCGAGCTGAGGAACGCTCAGACGCAATTAGATAGGCTACAGGAGCTAAAACAGAGGGCTTACCTATTGAGTCAGTCTGTTGAGGACTACAGGAGACAACTGGAAGTCAAGGAAGAGGAGCTAAGATCCCTCAACTACACTCCACTGGAACTAGAGAAGGTTAAAGAAGAGGTGGCTAGGTTAGAAGAAAGGGAGAGGAAGCTCACGGAGGTTACCTTCAGTCTCCGTGGGCAGAACGAAGAGCGAAGGAGAGAGCTAGGCCAAATTTCAGAGGAACTTCGGAACCTAGAGGTGGCCGCTGAAGACGTTAAGAGGTTGAGGGTTGCGTATGAGAGGCTGAACAGGTTGAGGACAGTTCTAGGTCAAAGCAAACTCAAGGGATATCTGATAACCAGAGCCAAGGACATTTTAGATTACCATCTTAACTCTGTAGTCAAGGAATTCAATCTAGGGTTCTCCAACTTCGAGGTAGTGAACGATGACGGGAAGTTCAGCGTCAGAGCCTATAGACCTGATAGGCAGTGGGTGGATGTGAGGGCTCTCAGTGGAGGCGAGAGAGTGGCACTGGCGATATCCTTGAGACTGGCACTTGCAAGAATGGCGTCACAAGAGATAGGATTCATGGTTATGGACGAGCCTACTATACACCTAGATGAATCTAGGAGGAGCGAGTTGGTGGATATAGTGAGGAACGCAGTGAGTATTGTACCTCAACTCATAGTGGTCACACACGATAGGGAATTGGAGACGGCGGGGGACAATATAATCGAAGTGGTTAACGACGGCAGGAGCAAGGTTTTGGAAAGGAGGCCACAAGAGGCGAGGTTTGAGTGA
- the mre11 gene encoding DNA double-strand break repair protein Mre11, which produces MIMHVSDTHLGKRQYNLDSREQDVYHAFSQLVDAAIREHVKAVVHTGDLFDVYEPSNTAELVAVRELRRLKERGIPFISIPGDHDTPKRKGTYTHKLLKEIGLLEVLSTPEQPFTVRDDVQINIFGVPHHPTASKELLRQLLSNARPREGRNVLMLHQGMREYLPYENSWQLELGDLPKGFNYYALGHIHSRKREKMPDGSLLAIAGSPEVMRREEIESYKRDRKGAYLVDLSKGEPNLQQIDVEVRPQLEFQVDSETLESKVEELKVELSRYHRRPVVHITLIGKTRRRSDVMEVLSSLLQVAEYYNLDDRTVVSNGIRADVKSLGAREIISQYLKENGYTEQEISKIMQIIEVSDESVEDELRRFAFT; this is translated from the coding sequence ATGATAATGCACGTCTCCGACACACACCTTGGTAAGAGACAGTATAACTTAGACTCGAGGGAGCAGGACGTTTACCACGCCTTTAGTCAACTGGTAGACGCTGCCATTAGGGAGCACGTCAAGGCCGTCGTTCACACGGGGGACCTGTTCGACGTTTACGAGCCCTCCAACACTGCCGAGTTAGTAGCTGTGAGGGAGTTGAGGAGGCTCAAGGAAAGAGGAATTCCCTTCATTTCAATACCCGGTGATCACGATACTCCGAAGAGGAAGGGAACCTACACTCACAAACTACTGAAAGAGATCGGCCTTTTGGAAGTGCTCTCCACCCCAGAGCAACCGTTCACCGTGAGGGACGACGTTCAAATAAACATCTTCGGCGTTCCCCACCATCCTACGGCTTCTAAGGAGTTGTTGAGGCAACTATTATCCAACGCAAGGCCTAGAGAGGGTAGGAACGTCCTTATGTTGCACCAAGGGATGAGAGAGTACCTTCCATATGAAAACTCTTGGCAGTTGGAGTTAGGGGATCTCCCCAAGGGGTTCAACTATTACGCTCTAGGACATATACATAGCAGAAAGAGGGAGAAGATGCCAGACGGCTCCTTGTTGGCCATAGCCGGATCTCCCGAGGTCATGAGAAGGGAGGAAATTGAGAGCTATAAAAGAGACCGTAAGGGGGCCTACTTAGTGGACTTGTCCAAGGGAGAACCTAATTTGCAGCAAATCGATGTGGAGGTCAGACCGCAACTGGAGTTTCAGGTAGACTCGGAGACCCTTGAGTCTAAAGTAGAAGAGTTAAAGGTAGAGTTGAGCAGGTACCATAGGAGGCCCGTAGTTCATATCACGTTGATCGGTAAGACCAGGAGGAGGTCAGATGTCATGGAAGTCCTCTCTTCCCTCCTTCAGGTGGCCGAGTATTACAACTTAGACGACAGGACTGTGGTTTCCAACGGAATAAGGGCAGACGTGAAGTCCCTAGGAGCTCGAGAGATAATATCACAATACCTTAAGGAGAACGGTTATACTGAACAGGAGATCTCTAAGATCATGCAGATCATAGAGGTAAGTGACGAGAGTGTCGAAGACGAATTGAGGAGGTTCGCTTTCACTTGA
- a CDS encoding ABC transporter permease, with translation MLQEFWVLYKRELKKTFRNIGVIIIMLVQPIMWIAFFGSSLTNVPKEFLTTFFHTNNYIAFLLPGELSVSMLFIGLFSSMSMIQDKRFGYLKKVMVTRAPKWSIFLAKVGGATTRGLIQVPVMLLAGIAFGVVLPADPVGFAEWIVGLILLGVGFSSLYLIVTMRSADWQLPNVIANLINLPLMFSSTALFPLSFYPTWMKYLSDVNPITYSAELGRDVILNGDPIAMYLFYLFVFAVAMLFIGFLVAKKYLTPE, from the coding sequence ATGCTGCAGGAGTTCTGGGTCCTCTACAAGAGGGAACTAAAGAAGACCTTCAGGAACATTGGAGTGATCATCATTATGTTAGTGCAACCCATAATGTGGATAGCTTTCTTTGGAAGCAGCCTCACTAACGTGCCCAAGGAGTTCCTCACCACCTTCTTCCACACCAACAACTACATCGCCTTCCTTTTGCCAGGCGAGCTCTCGGTCTCCATGTTGTTCATAGGCCTCTTCAGTTCCATGAGCATGATACAGGACAAGCGGTTCGGATACCTGAAAAAAGTCATGGTAACTAGAGCACCGAAGTGGTCCATCTTCTTGGCGAAGGTAGGGGGAGCGACGACCAGAGGCCTCATCCAAGTCCCAGTGATGCTTCTCGCAGGAATAGCCTTCGGAGTAGTGCTGCCGGCAGACCCCGTGGGTTTCGCGGAATGGATTGTGGGTCTTATTCTACTAGGGGTGGGTTTTTCCTCGCTATACCTCATAGTCACCATGAGATCCGCCGACTGGCAGCTACCTAATGTCATAGCCAACCTGATCAATTTGCCATTAATGTTCTCCAGCACCGCACTTTTCCCCCTATCGTTTTATCCCACTTGGATGAAGTACCTCAGCGACGTAAATCCAATAACTTACTCAGCCGAACTGGGCAGGGATGTCATACTGAATGGAGATCCAATTGCCATGTACCTCTTCTATCTCTTCGTCTTCGCTGTTGCGATGTTGTTCATAGGTTTCTTAGTAGCTAAGAAATATCTAACACCAGAGTAA
- a CDS encoding ATP-binding cassette domain-containing protein, translating into MEYSIEVEDLVKKYGDFVALDSISFKVPKGRIFGLLGPNGAGKTTTIKILTGLIPPTSGKALVSGLDVVRQPQEVKSRIGWISSDVILDDDLNAWENLEIQGKLQGVRDWKERAAELLKYFDLFQYAKRPVGKYSTGMRKKLEIASALLHSPEVIFMDEPTIGLDVNTRSMLWSLIRTVSGEMGVTVFLTTHYMEEADSLCSTVAIITQGRIVAMGTPEELKSRVGGDVVELEVEEGFDPNVLKNVPGMVSVNMNDGKVRVKVNSADRTVVDLLKSVNFSKVKSLKIEKPTLDTVFMELTGKKLDDSEVDYRKFYMTIRRARRG; encoded by the coding sequence GTGGAGTACAGTATAGAGGTTGAAGATCTCGTCAAAAAATATGGGGACTTCGTCGCTCTCGACTCTATCTCATTCAAGGTTCCTAAGGGACGGATATTTGGCCTGTTGGGCCCAAACGGAGCGGGAAAGACCACCACCATCAAGATCCTCACGGGTCTCATTCCTCCAACGTCAGGAAAGGCCTTAGTGAGTGGTTTAGACGTGGTGAGGCAACCGCAGGAGGTGAAGTCTAGGATAGGTTGGATATCCTCAGACGTCATACTCGACGATGACCTGAACGCTTGGGAGAACCTGGAGATCCAAGGGAAGCTACAAGGAGTCAGGGATTGGAAGGAAAGAGCCGCTGAACTCCTGAAGTACTTTGACCTTTTTCAGTACGCAAAAAGGCCTGTGGGGAAGTACTCCACTGGGATGAGGAAGAAACTGGAGATAGCCTCGGCTTTGCTCCACTCGCCAGAGGTAATCTTCATGGATGAACCGACTATAGGATTGGACGTTAACACCCGTTCCATGCTTTGGTCTCTTATAAGGACTGTAAGCGGCGAGATGGGAGTCACTGTTTTCTTGACAACCCACTACATGGAGGAGGCCGACTCGCTTTGCAGTACTGTCGCAATAATCACACAAGGGAGAATCGTTGCTATGGGGACGCCAGAGGAACTGAAGTCTAGGGTTGGAGGAGATGTAGTGGAGCTAGAGGTCGAAGAAGGCTTCGATCCCAACGTCCTCAAGAATGTCCCCGGTATGGTCTCAGTTAACATGAACGATGGTAAGGTGAGAGTCAAGGTGAACAGCGCAGATAGGACAGTAGTGGACTTATTGAAATCAGTCAACTTCTCCAAAGTAAAGTCATTAAAGATAGAAAAACCGACCCTAGATACTGTCTTCATGGAGCTAACTGGGAAGAAATTAGACGACTCTGAGGTCGACTATAGGAAGTTCTACATGACTATCAGGAGGGCGAGAAGGGGATAA
- a CDS encoding PadR family transcriptional regulator yields MRKSKIFKISISISIDEGPSLWGWFGRAARARSFGLKYWILSLLSQREMTGAEIIDSITAASMGFWRPSPGSVYPALKELTDEGMIEYRELGNRKLYRITEKGRNELVGVPEPSPLGKMSGPVEAVETLSYYVEYLMEEKSELDRNPALKKKLLEVREKLDQLLR; encoded by the coding sequence TTGAGGAAGTCCAAAATATTTAAAATATCGATTTCGATATCGATAGACGAGGGACCGAGTTTGTGGGGATGGTTCGGTAGAGCCGCCAGGGCTAGATCCTTCGGACTCAAGTATTGGATCCTGAGTTTGCTATCGCAACGGGAGATGACTGGGGCCGAGATAATAGACTCCATTACTGCTGCGAGTATGGGGTTCTGGAGACCCTCGCCTGGAAGCGTTTACCCGGCGCTCAAGGAGTTGACCGATGAAGGAATGATAGAGTATAGAGAATTAGGTAATAGGAAGCTCTACAGGATAACAGAGAAGGGACGTAACGAGCTCGTCGGTGTCCCTGAGCCTAGTCCACTCGGGAAGATGTCTGGACCAGTAGAGGCGGTGGAAACTCTCAGTTACTATGTAGAGTATCTTATGGAGGAGAAATCTGAACTCGATAGAAATCCAGCGCTTAAGAAAAAACTACTTGAAGTTAGGGAGAAACTAGATCAATTGTTGAGGTGA
- a CDS encoding MFS transporter — translation MNREIYKLSFSAFFADLGYQGLIALFPILIVVHYAAPVYYYGLLEALNYGVGSLVGFVGGMAADRWGRRKVALIGNSMILLMSFSALPYSLPLSAALFIGGWWMRNFRTPARRAMLTEVATGQELKRALGLLHSLDVGGGTASVILLSYLLYIQLKLSEVFLSTAIFFFLSTFILFTSTSGKKSSNVRMKNKLKLSTLGLTAGLFGLSTYSFGFPVLTLFQASKSEPLSILSYAVFLLSSALVGVTVSRVSFSEVKILALMGYGLASLGNIIIGTLPHVGFVFLGSAILGASTGVVETMEPFLVTKFASQESMGTSMGLLSLGRSLGLLSANAMMGFLYYFSPFYAYLYAFFASISAALIVLTLSN, via the coding sequence TTGAACAGGGAAATCTACAAGCTCTCTTTTTCAGCGTTCTTCGCCGACCTGGGCTATCAAGGACTCATTGCTCTTTTCCCCATTTTAATAGTGGTTCATTACGCCGCTCCGGTTTACTACTACGGTCTCCTAGAGGCGCTTAACTATGGTGTGGGTTCCTTGGTAGGGTTCGTCGGAGGGATGGCCGCCGACAGGTGGGGGAGACGCAAAGTGGCATTGATAGGTAACTCCATGATTTTATTGATGTCGTTTTCAGCCCTACCTTACTCACTTCCTCTGTCCGCGGCCCTGTTTATAGGTGGCTGGTGGATGAGGAATTTCAGGACTCCGGCCAGAAGAGCTATGCTCACGGAAGTAGCGACGGGCCAGGAACTTAAGCGAGCCTTGGGTCTCCTTCACTCCTTGGATGTGGGAGGAGGGACTGCTTCCGTCATTCTTCTATCTTACCTACTCTACATTCAATTGAAATTAAGTGAAGTCTTCCTTTCCACAGCTATTTTCTTCTTTCTCTCTACTTTTATTCTATTTACGTCAACGAGTGGGAAGAAGAGTAGTAATGTGCGAATGAAGAACAAGCTTAAGCTGTCCACCCTAGGTCTGACCGCGGGACTATTTGGTCTCTCCACCTATAGTTTCGGTTTCCCTGTACTAACTCTTTTCCAGGCGTCGAAGTCAGAGCCTCTCTCCATCCTGTCCTATGCGGTGTTCCTCTTGTCCTCCGCTCTGGTCGGAGTTACAGTTAGTAGGGTTTCCTTCTCGGAAGTCAAGATCTTAGCACTGATGGGCTATGGCCTCGCATCCTTGGGAAACATCATAATTGGTACCCTACCTCACGTCGGCTTCGTGTTTCTGGGTTCCGCCATATTGGGTGCATCCACGGGTGTGGTTGAAACTATGGAACCGTTCTTAGTGACCAAGTTCGCCAGTCAAGAGTCCATGGGCACTTCAATGGGCCTCCTATCGTTGGGACGGAGCCTAGGATTGTTGAGTGCCAATGCTATGATGGGATTTCTCTACTATTTCAGTCCATTTTATGCGTATCTATATGCATTCTTTGCATCCATATCGGCCGCCTTAATTGTGCTTACACTGTCTAACTGA